The DNA segment agaacattatctgagtctcgtactatgagataaataagtttaagtgaagaaaggttgaagttgtcaaacaataaaaaatgagagaatttaaagaataaactgtacttattggccgGGCAAAAAAATTCTGGAAGTTTTATTGTAGgaagataaatgagtctagttttagggaaaattaacggatcttaatttggagttccatagctctagatataaataaattagtaactacggcttgagaaaatagcttaaccagaATATGAGTAAAAGTGTCATTATAGTTGattacctaaggaaacatgttgttataatgcttattattttcatatgggcTTACTAAGCCAAAAGCTTACTCCCCCTCTATTTCTTTTAATGTTCTCAGGTCGGCACGGGGTTgaagatcgtcggaggcagcatcacactatcaagctatcaactCCAGAGTTTTGTCATATGTGTATTAAacattttcaagtgagtggcatctATAAGGACTAGTTTTATATTAGATGTTATGATTAGAAAATTGTACCGGATTATATCGAtctattgtatatagccatgagatgtggcttattatggttatggcttgtaagcctaattatttcTGCTATGGGTTAATGCATGTCGTGTGATTATAATTGTTTGCTATGAATAATTAGTATAACACACGTATACGATGAATGCCTTAGAACCATTCGAGGTGGTCGTGGCCATGGAATGAATATTTGGcatggtagtaagttgataatgattaaacatggacaattgtagaatgtgtagagattaaatgctgggtaataaacacatgtaagacaacatgcaaattatttatttgaatcttTCTCAAGGttgattaaccattaaattgatgcTATAATTTGGGTCCATGATGTGTAAAGTATGGGAaagaattaaggacaacataaggctaggaaaatagcctaagtgttggccacacgggcagagacacggccatgtgtctcagccgtgtggaggacatggtctagcacacgggcgtgtggcgtGACCATGTGGATCAATTTGTTtggctgacgtcataaacagagagttacactggctgaggacacggacgtgtcccaagccacacgggcgtgtgtgaccacacgacccaacccacacgggcgtgtgactctccaaagcaagaaaatttgttaagttgcccaaagattttcaaagttctcgatttagtccctaaccgcCTCGATACATGTTATAGGCTTCGAGGGCTTGTATaaaggacgatatgcatgtgtttgagatgttttaattttgggaaaaaattttGTGACCcggttttgcatgttgtgaatgtttaagtctggtaacgcctcgaaccctatcccgacattagatacgggtaagggttgttacaaaTGTGCTTCCTTTCATAGGAAGGATCTATCTAGACAACAGCTGCCGAGACCATTCATTCCTATACCGGAGAATTGGATTAAATTATGCACTGATGGTATGGTACAAGATGTGTTTGGAACTAATGCGgtacaattaaaatttaatttttttaataacatcatatcaaaatttaaatataattttaatatttaactctttataaaataacaaatattgtTATAAAAGAATATTCCTGATAAGTTTTGAatgtataattaattataatctttaataattaaattttaccatttcattaatttttattaaatataagggTGGCTGATAATAGGACAGCCGGCAAAGCAAACTTTTGGGAAAAACATAAATAAGATAAAATCCCATTTTCTCCGGTTTTAAAGCACATGCTCTGCTCTTCTCTTTTCTGTTCATTTCAACTAACATAGAGAGTGAGGAAAATAAAGAGAGAGAGATCTGAATTATAATCtctcttttcttcctttctccACCAAAGAAAAtctgattttaattttaatccattaATGGCTGATGAACCTTCTCTCACTCGATGGTCTTTTCTGgtactctctttttcttttctatttctttctttctttgtttttcttttccttttccttttctgtTTGGTTGTCAAACCGTCGTTTTCTTCCTGATTTCCCTTTGGTCAATTGAACTGTATGAAGCTACTTGACTTACTTCGATtgactatttttctttttttactcatTTATTAGCTtggattgcattgcattgcattgaatttttttatctaacTCTTAAATTTTGATCCAACTGTGAAGAAATGTGaaggaaaagggaaagaaaaagagttCTAAGCATTTTCTTTAAGCAATTATGTTATTATTCCATAggattttaaactattttatgaTGCCAAGTTTGGGAGGAAGAGATTGCCTGAGCCGCAAAATGGTCAAACTGCTGATGAGCTCGACTCCAATGGCACTAATTCGAACGTGACTTCAAAAGAAAACCACCCTGTCAGGAACACTTCTGATATGGCTATCTACGAGCAGTACCGGAACCAGGTAATTTTGCGGTCTTAATTTTCTGTTTTTCTTTAGGCGTTTTGCATGTTTCTTGATTGGAATGATTTATTGTTGTTTTGTTTCAATTTCAGGGTACACACTCGGTGCACTCAAATGGCGCGGTGTCTAATGGATTTGATTCGAGACCGTATGTTCATTCATTTCTCTGATTCGTGATCTTAATGTATTTCTCCTGTACACTTAGAACATAGGCTTTTATATGCACATTCGTCACATTGACCGCTAGGATCAGTTCTAGGATTCTCTAGCTTTTTAGGAAATGAAGATTTTGatgttcttttctctttcttttacaGGCAAAGGTCTCTGCTTCCTGCTTTTGAATCTGCAGAAATGCGTGCATTAGGAGAGAGTTTAAGTaggtaattattaaaatatcaattactTCATTGGTGACAGAAATGCTTACATTAGGAGAGTTTGAATGCTTGGGTAGTATATTCTTTAACATTTTAGCTGGAAATTTTTGTCTACCATCATATCCTTCTTAGGGACATTGTTCGAGGGAATCCAGATGTTAAGTGGGAAAGCATCAAGGGATTAGAGGATGCCAAACGCTTACTTAAAGAGGCAGTTGTTATGCCTATAAAATATCCCAAGTAAGTATTGCTGCGGCATAGAGCATGGACTTTGAGCATGGTATTCCACAATTCCTTGAAAAAGATAACTGCAGGGGCAAAACCAGAACCTTCGTCTTGAGGGTGCCAGGATAAAAATACCACCAACTTTATTGATTGAAaaaatcctaataaaaataactataaaCTTGAATGATACAAATAATGTcatttatatacaaataaataatctTTATATTGTCAAAAGACTTTTCGaacaacataaattttttttccagGAACAATAGCACTGCAACACggataaagaaataaaaacacaTAAGTTCTTTATGCAGTTTGGTTTCTCTACATCTACAGAGCTTAGCTCAGTGAGATAGTCTACTATCTTTAAACTCAATACAACAAGTGATTTAAGTCATATCACATCCTGTTTTTAAACTCAATATAACAAGTGATTTAAGTCCTATCAGATCCTAATATAGCAACCTCACTTTGGTACTAAAAAAATCTAGATTTCACCTTTTAAGTTTTCCTCTGAAAACCATGGGAAAATTTGGGTTGTAAACCAAACAATTAACTTGTTTACACCCTCAATGCTCTCTCATATTCCTCCTCAAAGAATAGATAAGTGATAAAAACACTAGATACAAAACCTATACAAATCTcttcaaatatataaaagtttgaGACTTGCGAGCATATTAGATCAATTACAATCAATCCCTCTAACAAACTGTAGCTAAAATTGaataaacaatataataataaagtctaagttaATGTAGGAAGGTTGGAGATAAGTCTTCAATGCAGTCTTGATCCAATCTCTTTATTTCATGGGATCCAATTGCTTTGATTCGATTCGACCCAATTTTCAAGATATGTTGCTTCAAATGGATCTTCTTCATAGAAGGACTCATACTTCCACAACATCAGCAAGATTCTCAGCTTGAGAATTTTATTCCCAAAGATTGTCAACTCAAAAATGTCAAGTTATGTTGCCTATCGTAGTGCTAGGCGCAGTGGCCACTGCATGAGCCACTGCTCACATAATTGTCTCAACATTTTATTTTGTTAACTTGGTTTAGTAAATGTTATGAAACATTCAATAACATGTTATGTAGGAATTTGAGGGTTTCATTTCAGTTTATTTGATATCTTGTAGGTACTTTACTGGTCTTCTTTCACCATGGAAGGGTATTCTCCTTTTTGGCCCCCCAGGGACAGGAAAGGTGTACATTTGGTTCTGTTGCTTCCAACAGATTGATCTTGTCTATGCGATTCATTTGTTCTAGATATGCAAGATGTATGGTTATTATGAGGAAAACATGTCTTTCATAATCACATAGTACATTTTAGACTGATGAACCTAGGGGGCTTTACTCCCAATACTTGCGTTCACCCTTCCCCTATGGAAACCCTTGtgcaaaagaaattttttttttcataggtCAATCTCCTCAACACTAGAGGAAAAATTTATGCATCATGGCGAATGATTTAACATATCTTGGTAGtgctattctttttctttatcaTTGATGCTATTTTCAATTTGAATTACCATTTTGGTTGCAGACAATGCTGGCAAAGGCTGTAGCAACAGAATGCAAGACCACATTTTTCAATATTTCAGCATCATCTGTTGTCAGCAAATGGCGTGGTATGTTAAACACATTTTTCCAATATCTTCTttgatttgtagagggatttggTCGTAGGTATGTATGAAAGTTATGAAGAATTGTCTCTAAAATGGAGAATGGAAGATATTATTGGAAAATACATAGATGTATCTTTGACTGTCCAATTATATTTTCTGATTAATCCTTAGTTCAAATGACAGcctaaattttttaatgataagAATGGTAGGAGTTTTAGATGTAGATTCTTAGATATTTATCTACTAAATGAGGGACTATTCTTTTTCTCtcctaatattttgttttttcttacCAAAATCTAGTCAAAGGGGAACCTTACAGGATAAGcattattctttaattggattgtgGGAATGTCAAATGTGCTGTGTTTATGGTTGTGTGggtataaaagttttttttacctGGCACAAAAAGAAGAGTCATCTTCGATAAAGTTCTTTGACTAGCTATATGGATCACAATATTGATATAAACCAAAGATCCTTACTAGGGCTGGACCCAATAACTTTTATAGTTACCTGAAATAACACTCACTTATCTAACTGCGGAGTTCATAACATTTCAGGTGATTCTGAGAAGTTAATAAAAGTACTATTTGACCTAGCAAGACACCATGCACCGTCTACCATTTTTCTTGATGAAATTGATGCCATTATAAGTCAGCGTGGTGGTGAAGGACGCAGCGAGCATGAAGCCAGTAGGCGTTTGAAAACTGAGATACTTATACAGGTTAGGTTTCCTAAAAAACGTGTCCTTATTCTTTTGGATATAGATATGCTGTGTGGTTGCATGtgagtgattaaattaaaacttggATTGATAATTTATTCCTATTGATTATATACCTTGTAGCTAGACTTGTCCAAAGGCTGGGCTATCAACTTAGACGAGCTGGGCCTTGGATAATGAATTCAGGGTGCCCTGATCTGAATTGTTATTTAAGATTAAAATCcttttattcaaatttcattataaatttataagtattaatttaaaactaatttttatcatattattttctaCATGGTGAATAGGGCCTTTAGGCCTGCCTGGGTCTCTCCTGAGTTTGGGTAAAGGAAGCAAAAAAATCTGGGCCGCAGCCTAGTCTGGCCCATGTACAAGTGTACTTAGCATTGCTGAGCATTGTTTTAAACAAATTTGGTGGTAATCACCGTCACTTGTTTATTTTTTCTCATTCTTTCACTTTAGAATCAAGCGGTGCATTGTTTTCTTCCGTGCAAGTGATTTTAACCTTGAGCATGGTTAGCATCTTAAACCGACTCTGCAGCAGATCTAGTGGTGCATcgttttttgtatttattatttgcAATAAGTAGAAAATAAAGTACTTAACTCATACATGCTGTTTATAGTGATTTAGAAAATAAATCATGTTTATTTGCTACTGATAAGTAGAATTACATTGTAGATGGATGGTTTGACACGGTCAGATGAGCTCGTGTTTGTTCTGGCAGCAACAAACCTCCCCTGGGAATTGGATGCTGCCATGCTCCGTCGTCTTGAGAAGCGAGTATCCATTGACATTTAAATTTACCTTGAATCTTTTCaaacattattaatttaaaagatTATAATATACACATTTGAATTCTGGCTGGACAGAAATTTACTCAAAAAACCAGGATGCGATTGAAGCCTAGAAACTAACTAACTGCTCTAAATTTCTTTCCAACATGATTAGATTGTGATGTAAATCAGGTCACAGTGTTTGTGCTGTCTCTAAACTATTCAGTTTCGTAATGCTCTATTGCTTGATACTTGCAATTATATTTGATAGCATCTTTTACacaattaatgaaataaatatctTTTGAAGTTCAAGACTTGCTATTATTAGCGGTTTGCCTTTAACCACATAAAGTAAGATCCTTGTTCCTCTCCCAGAGCCTGAAGCAAGAAAAGCGATGTTTGAAGAGCTTCTGCCCCAACAGCATGGTGAGGAGTCTCTTCCTTATGATATATTAGTGGAAAGATCAGAAGGTTACTCAGGTTCAGATATTCGATTACTTTGCAAAGAAGCAGCCATGCAACCTTTGAGACGCCTAATGGCTGTCCTTGAAGATAACCAGGAAGTAGTGCCTGAGGATGGTATGTGCTTTCTAATACTTGAATTAAAGGATGTATAAACTTGATAATGAGCTttgcaaaatcaaaattttccctaaatagGAGCTCAATTATTTAGGTGGCTTAACACTTAACCCCTTAGGTGTCAATTCACGTTCATCagtttattttagtaattttcctttcttttctctgtttctttAGTTATAGGTCTGGTTTGGCAAACTCCAGAACTCTTATCTCTGACTATCAACTACCACCATAAAGTGCTACTAGCTTTTGTTAGCATAAATAATTTTGTGCATATCCTAGGAGCCAGgataaataaatcaaatcatGTTAAGCTAAATAGTTTTTTAAGGTTTTCTTGGTAGTTATAAGGCCAACATCATCTGGTCTTGCcctaatttcaattcaaaatcttGCCATCTGCTTATCAATTTGGCTGGAAGAAGACATTTGAATGGGAGACAAGAACAAACTCTGGAAGGAAAGGATCCTTTTAGGCGGGACATGTTCTATTTTCTTATTTCCTTGTTCTGCCTGCAGCTTTTAACATGCTTCATTTTTATATAGATGACATAATGAACTCAAAAACTAGTTTGTGGTTTGCAGAGCTGCCGAATGTTGGGCCAGTTACGTCTAATGATATAGAAACTGCTTTGAGGAACACCAGACCGTCGGCACATTTACATGCTCATCGCTACGAGAAGTTCAATACAGACTATGGCAGTCAAATACTCCGATGATGGCATGCTGCTGCAAATATACTTTTAAGTTGTTAGTTATAACTTCCCCAGATTTTATATTCATCAGAATTCTATTCAGTTTTTACTTTGCATTGTGTCTGTTTATGGAAACTTgtatatctatgtttttttttttcaagtgttCTCAGCCAAGTCTATTAACCATACAAGCATTGAATTGTTTTTGAAATTTATACAAGAATTATTAATAATGTGTAAAAAGAAAATTATGGATATATGATAATTAGGCTCTAAAAGAAGTACCAAATAAGTCATTGTAGTAAAATATCTATGAAAACCCATATAAGGATCCGGTGTTTTCTCAGATATATCTCGCATCTGTCCACTTTGGCTTTGGTTCTCTTCATTTCTTCGTACATAATCTGCTCTTAGAACCTTATGGTACAGGTGGAAGTAAACATAGCTTTATTAAGTCCATGATTCCAGCCATGGGATCTCGCTCTTTACCCATACTTGGTTGGCTTCAGCCCAGCTGTGTGAAAAATGAAACTACTCTTTTTCTTCAATAACAAAGCTTGGCAATTAATAGCCCTGTCTCgaggttttttctttctttatttttgaaaCCAACCCCATATTTACTCGAATCAATTGGGTAACTAGTTTAAAAGGTAATATTAAGGTTTATATCCTTACATATGCGACTCTTCTTGTATCTGATCGTGACTTTTTGATAAACCTTATTCTTTCTGAAATGCATATCAGTGTAATTTCCCTTTTGAAGCTTCTCTGATTGTTATATTAGAATGCAATGGTAACCCACATGTGATACCATTACGATGAATTATTCATTGTGTTTGCAATTATGATAAAAAGTAGAATTGAGTGCAAGAACCTTAAAGCACTCAAGTTGGCTGTCCGTACGCAGTGGACAAGCTCCaaataatttaacaaaagaatttggTATGCTTTATACACAAGGGTTAAGCGCATTTTAAAAGTGGgggttcatttttttttctaataataatgcCGGATTTTCATCTTTTATATTCAGTCAATTCAggtcttttttcttatttaatttaattatttaattattttgtttttaattctatgattttcattttttattttaattctagttcttaattttaataatcaacttcatgtttaattttaatttgatactttatgttattttattattcattttattgtttttgCTTCCAATTGTGTCCTACCtctatatcatatatatttagtCCAATTAccattttttcaataattttatttctattttgctAAATATAAGTAATTTTTAAATCCCAGATATCCCAacaaaaatttcaacaaattcAAGGTATGATAagtcttttttcatttttataaataaaagtcAAGGTTTTTTCTTTCACTTTGAAATATAAGTGATAAGGccattataatgaattattactgacattatttaatattttttttatatttgtttcgtATACTGAATTGAGTAAGTGTTTACTTTGTCTTTGTTAACAGATAATCATGTACAATGCTCATGGAGATAAcacagagagaaaaaaaaaataaagaattgatTGCAGAGttggaaatttataaatatttatgttgtGAGTAATGCTTGATTACAAAAGGATATCAATATATATTGGACAAATATACTGAATGATTTCTGGatctcaaaaataaataaaccgaTGAAATTAAGAAAAGAGTTTGTATGaggtatataataaaatttaagcatttagctttatctaataataaaataaaatttctttatcaTTTATTCACCATGCATGTACAAAATTACAATAGTATCACGTATTAttacttttaatatatttttcgtaAATTATGTGATTCTAATACTTTTCTTATActatttataaaattgttaattttaaaagaatagtaacaatatatt comes from the Gossypium hirsutum isolate 1008001.06 chromosome A06, Gossypium_hirsutum_v2.1, whole genome shotgun sequence genome and includes:
- the LOC107899080 gene encoding katanin p60 ATPase-containing subunit A-like 2 isoform X2 — protein: MADEPSLTRWSFLFGRKRLPEPQNGQTADELDSNGTNSNVTSKENHPVRNTSDMAIYEQYRNQGTHSVHSNGAVSNGFDSRPQRSLLPAFESAEMRALGESLSRDIVRGNPDVKWESIKGLEDAKRLLKEAVVMPIKYPKYFTGLLSPWKGILLFGPPGTGKTMLAKAVATECKTTFFNISASSVVSKWRGDSEKLIKVLFDLARHHAPSTIFLDEIDAIISQRGGEGRSEHEASRRLKTEILIQMDGLTRSDELVFVLAATNLPWELDAAMLRRLEKRILVPLPEPEARKAMFEELLPQQHGEESLPYDILVERSEGYSGSDIRLLCKEAAMQPLRRLMAVLEDNQEVVPEDELPNVGPVTSNDIETALRNTRPSAHLHAHRYEKFNTDYGSQILR
- the LOC107899080 gene encoding katanin p60 ATPase-containing subunit A-like 2 isoform X1, which produces MADEPSLTRWSFLDFKLFYDAKFGRKRLPEPQNGQTADELDSNGTNSNVTSKENHPVRNTSDMAIYEQYRNQGTHSVHSNGAVSNGFDSRPQRSLLPAFESAEMRALGESLSRDIVRGNPDVKWESIKGLEDAKRLLKEAVVMPIKYPKYFTGLLSPWKGILLFGPPGTGKTMLAKAVATECKTTFFNISASSVVSKWRGDSEKLIKVLFDLARHHAPSTIFLDEIDAIISQRGGEGRSEHEASRRLKTEILIQMDGLTRSDELVFVLAATNLPWELDAAMLRRLEKRILVPLPEPEARKAMFEELLPQQHGEESLPYDILVERSEGYSGSDIRLLCKEAAMQPLRRLMAVLEDNQEVVPEDELPNVGPVTSNDIETALRNTRPSAHLHAHRYEKFNTDYGSQILR